In Bremerella cremea, a genomic segment contains:
- a CDS encoding alpha/beta hydrolase, giving the protein MKDRNRFWWTGLILGAVLATTTIARTCHSQHNATTSMVPLDELLLFFPAKFPEGDWQPEGETFEDVTFQAEDGTQLHGWYCPCEEPRGVLLLAHGNAGNIATRVDWIRYLQRKARLSVFAFDYRGYGKSEGKPSVKGVLQDATAARAKLCELAKVNDSDVILMGESLGGAVATALAAQAKPRALILQSTFPSLREVAAVHYPRLAWLVSRSKLDSVTAIAQYQGPLLQSHGNADRTIPIALAEKLFQAANQPKQWVTIDNAGHNNWITGEYLQQLDRFLDSLPAPPQKQDSK; this is encoded by the coding sequence ATGAAGGACCGGAATCGTTTTTGGTGGACAGGCTTGATTCTAGGTGCCGTTTTGGCCACAACAACCATTGCTCGAACTTGCCACTCTCAGCACAATGCGACAACGTCTATGGTTCCTCTGGATGAACTGCTGCTCTTCTTTCCTGCGAAGTTCCCGGAGGGGGATTGGCAGCCGGAAGGCGAGACGTTTGAGGACGTGACTTTTCAGGCCGAAGATGGCACGCAACTGCATGGTTGGTATTGCCCGTGTGAAGAGCCACGAGGCGTCCTCCTATTAGCCCACGGCAATGCGGGTAACATCGCTACGCGGGTCGATTGGATTCGCTATTTGCAGCGTAAAGCCCGCTTGTCGGTCTTCGCGTTCGACTACCGAGGCTACGGCAAGAGTGAAGGTAAACCGTCGGTCAAAGGTGTCTTGCAAGATGCAACGGCCGCGCGGGCCAAGTTGTGTGAGTTAGCGAAAGTCAACGATTCCGACGTGATCTTAATGGGAGAATCACTCGGCGGAGCGGTCGCGACGGCATTGGCCGCTCAGGCGAAACCACGCGCATTGATCTTGCAAAGCACGTTTCCATCGCTTCGCGAAGTGGCGGCCGTTCACTATCCGAGACTTGCTTGGCTGGTCTCACGCTCTAAACTCGACTCGGTCACAGCAATCGCCCAGTATCAGGGGCCTTTGCTGCAAAGTCACGGCAACGCAGACCGTACGATTCCTATTGCTTTGGCCGAAAAGCTGTTCCAGGCAGCCAACCAGCCGAAGCAGTGGGTCACCATCGACAACGCCGGTCACAACAACTGGATCACAGGAGAATATCTGCAACAGCTTGATCGATTCCTGGACTCACTTCCTGCACCCCCGCAAAAGCAGGACAGCAAATAA